A DNA window from Streptomyces sp. 71268 contains the following coding sequences:
- a CDS encoding MFS transporter, giving the protein MSARRTATGAAVSVRGDGPRRHDVAGGPADGRAVVPLWWVWLAAWPVTAVFALSNAATPLYVLWQDELGFSGGTLTVVFASYIVGLLASLLCCGVLSDRFGRRPVLLPALGLALAACLLFATAHHVTVLIVARLLTGLAVGAAVSAGMAAVTDVAGPDRRRLGALLASSAMVFGAGLGPLLSGVLSETLPAPTVTVFLVEAALLGTAALVVWRMPVPRPVPGLAPVPRASAGPGGGKGRDRDRGGDTDRVVWVRVPGVPRGSGWHLALGVAVFGPGIVATSFVLSLGPSLLTDLLGSGSRIVPGALAFAMFLASTCVQFAVQRRSRHTILVGGAVSVVFGMATLVVAVHTATVWALVAAAVLAGAGQGMGQLGGLSLLNSSVPTHRLAEANAALSVGGYAPAGLLAVGAGYLTDAVGLTSAATTFAVTLAAAAGLGGALVVARRSRGGNGQPVRR; this is encoded by the coding sequence ATGTCGGCACGGCGTACGGCCACGGGGGCGGCGGTGAGCGTGCGGGGCGACGGGCCCCGGCGCCACGACGTCGCGGGAGGGCCGGCGGATGGGCGCGCGGTGGTGCCGCTGTGGTGGGTGTGGCTGGCGGCCTGGCCCGTCACGGCGGTCTTCGCCCTGTCGAACGCGGCGACGCCGCTGTACGTGCTCTGGCAGGACGAACTCGGCTTCTCCGGCGGCACGTTGACCGTCGTCTTCGCCAGTTACATCGTCGGCCTGCTCGCGTCGCTGCTCTGCTGCGGCGTGCTGTCCGACCGGTTCGGCCGCCGGCCCGTGCTGCTGCCCGCGCTGGGCCTCGCCTTGGCCGCCTGTCTCCTGTTCGCCACCGCGCACCACGTCACCGTGCTGATCGTGGCGCGGCTGCTCACGGGACTGGCCGTCGGGGCGGCCGTCTCCGCGGGGATGGCCGCCGTCACCGACGTGGCCGGCCCCGACCGACGCCGGCTCGGCGCCCTGTTGGCCTCGTCCGCCATGGTCTTCGGCGCCGGCCTCGGGCCCCTCCTGTCAGGCGTGCTGTCCGAGACGCTGCCCGCGCCGACCGTCACCGTGTTCCTCGTGGAGGCGGCGCTGCTCGGCACGGCCGCGCTGGTCGTCTGGCGGATGCCGGTGCCGAGGCCGGTTCCCGGGCTGGCGCCAGTGCCTCGCGCGTCGGCGGGGCCGGGCGGAGGCAAAGGCAGGGACAGGGACAGGGGCGGGGACACGGACCGAGTTGTCTGGGTGCGGGTGCCGGGCGTTCCGCGAGGCAGTGGGTGGCACCTCGCGCTGGGCGTCGCGGTGTTCGGGCCGGGCATCGTGGCGACGTCGTTCGTGCTCTCGCTCGGGCCGTCGCTCCTGACCGACCTGCTCGGCAGCGGCAGCCGGATCGTGCCGGGCGCGCTGGCGTTCGCGATGTTCCTCGCCTCGACGTGCGTGCAGTTCGCGGTGCAGCGGCGCTCCCGGCACACGATCCTGGTCGGCGGGGCCGTCAGCGTCGTGTTCGGCATGGCGACGCTGGTCGTCGCCGTGCACACCGCGACCGTCTGGGCCCTGGTCGCCGCGGCCGTGCTCGCCGGGGCCGGCCAGGGCATGGGCCAGCTCGGCGGCCTGTCCCTGCTCAACTCCAGCGTCCCGACCCACCGGCTCGCCGAGGCCAACGCCGCGCTCAGCGTCGGCGGTTACGCCCCGGCCGGCCTGCTCGCGGTCGGCGCCGGCTACCTCACCGACGCGGTCGGGCTGACCAGCGCGGCCACCACCTTCGCGGTCACCCTGGCGGCCGCGGCCGGCCTCGGCGGCGCCCTCGTCGTCGCGCGCCGGAGCCGGGGCGGCAACGGCCAGCCCGTACGGCGCTGA
- a CDS encoding ArsR family transcriptional regulator gives MPSSAHTISAVRVLPEPADLPAPLPEPAPAELRLETVLGALSDPLRLFIVRKLLLESERFDHPCSWLGIDRPKSSLTHHYKALREAGLIRQRQYGLERRSHVRVADLNDRFPGLLDLVAAWEPPVAP, from the coding sequence ATGCCGTCGAGTGCGCACACCATCTCGGCCGTCCGGGTGTTGCCCGAACCCGCCGACCTGCCCGCTCCGCTGCCGGAGCCGGCCCCGGCGGAGCTGCGCCTGGAGACGGTGCTCGGCGCCCTGAGCGACCCGCTGCGCCTGTTCATCGTGCGCAAGTTGCTGCTGGAGTCGGAGCGGTTCGACCATCCCTGCTCCTGGCTGGGCATCGACCGGCCCAAGTCGTCGCTCACCCATCACTACAAGGCGCTGCGCGAGGCGGGCCTCATCCGGCAGCGCCAGTACGGCCTGGAGCGGCGCAGCCACGTCCGCGTCGCCGACCTCAACGACCGCTTCCCCGGCCTGCTCGACCTCGTCGCCGCCTGGGAGCCGCCGGTCGCCCCCTGA
- a CDS encoding SH3 domain-containing protein, translated as MAARTRRARVTAATLALGVAAGGAALALGTASAQAADATRAAAPAKPHVTVDTRSTKPLNVRMYPSEDATDVGNLKNGTVVGVDCKVRAQPVQNSTYWYKIRGKEQWITAEFTKSPAGTAPLCKDFFRAQQATDQGKAVG; from the coding sequence ATGGCAGCAAGGACGCGCCGCGCCCGCGTGACGGCGGCGACCCTGGCCCTCGGCGTGGCGGCGGGCGGTGCGGCGCTGGCGCTCGGCACGGCCTCCGCTCAGGCCGCCGACGCGACGAGGGCCGCGGCCCCGGCCAAGCCGCACGTGACCGTCGACACCCGCAGCACGAAGCCGCTCAACGTCCGGATGTACCCGAGCGAGGACGCCACGGACGTGGGCAACCTCAAGAACGGCACGGTCGTCGGCGTGGACTGCAAGGTCCGCGCCCAGCCGGTCCAGAACAGCACCTACTGGTACAAGATCCGCGGCAAGGAGCAGTGGATCACCGCCGAGTTCACCAAGAGCCCGGCCGGCACCGCGCCACTGTGCAAGGACTTCTTCCGAGCCCAGCAGGCCACCGACCAGGGCAAGGCCGTGGGCTGA
- a CDS encoding MBL fold metallo-hydrolase codes for MTGEARIDHLVTSGTFSLDGGTWEVDNNVWLVGDDREVYVIDAAHDARAIIEAVGDRRLLGILCTHGHDDHIDAAPEVSDATGAPILLHPEDEALWRMRHPHRAPDGRLVEGDVLTVADTELRVLHTPGHSPGAVCLYAPTLTAGAPDEGGLSGVGTLFSGDTLFQGGPGATGRSYSSFPTIIDSIRDRLLTLPAETVVRTGHGDSTTIGAEAPHLEEWIARGH; via the coding sequence GTGACCGGCGAGGCGCGCATCGACCACCTGGTCACCTCCGGGACGTTCTCGCTCGACGGCGGGACGTGGGAGGTGGACAACAACGTCTGGCTGGTCGGTGACGACCGCGAGGTGTACGTCATCGACGCCGCGCACGACGCGCGGGCCATCATCGAGGCCGTGGGCGACCGGCGCCTGCTCGGCATCCTGTGCACGCACGGCCACGACGACCACATCGACGCGGCCCCCGAGGTCTCCGACGCCACCGGGGCGCCCATCCTGCTGCACCCGGAGGACGAGGCGCTGTGGCGGATGCGGCACCCGCACCGGGCGCCGGACGGCCGGCTCGTGGAGGGTGACGTGCTCACCGTCGCCGACACCGAGTTGCGGGTGCTGCACACCCCCGGGCACTCCCCCGGCGCGGTGTGCCTGTACGCGCCGACGCTGACGGCCGGGGCGCCGGACGAGGGCGGGCTCTCGGGTGTGGGCACGCTGTTCTCGGGTGACACGCTGTTCCAGGGCGGGCCCGGCGCCACCGGGCGCTCGTACTCCTCGTTCCCGACGATCATCGACTCGATCCGCGACCGGCTGCTGACCCTGCCGGCCGAGACGGTGGTACGTACCGGACACGGCGACTCCACGACGATCGGCGCCGAGGCGCCGCACCTGGAGGAGTGGATCGCGCGCGGCCACTGA
- a CDS encoding S-(hydroxymethyl)mycothiol dehydrogenase, producing MAQQVRGVVALGKGQPVRVETIVVPDPGPGEAVVRVQACGVCHTDLHYREGGINDDFPFLLGHEAAGVVESVGDGVSDVAPGDFVILNWRAVCGQCRACKRGRPWYCFATHNATQKMTLAEGPSAGAELTPALGIGAFAEKTLVAAGQCTKVDPAASPAAAGLLGCGVMAGIGAAINTGNVGRGDSVAVIGCGGVGIAAIAGARLAGAAKIIAVDLDDRKLEQARGLGATHTVNGRTTDVVEAVRGLTDGNGADVVIEAVGRPETYQQAFYARDLAGTVVLVGVPTPEMKLELPLLDVFGRGGALKSSWYGDCLPSRDFPMLVDLYQQGRLDLDAFVSETITLDDIEEAFAKMHRGEVLRSVVIL from the coding sequence ATGGCACAGCAGGTGCGTGGCGTGGTGGCCCTGGGCAAGGGGCAGCCGGTCCGGGTGGAGACGATCGTGGTGCCCGACCCGGGCCCGGGCGAGGCGGTCGTACGGGTCCAGGCGTGCGGCGTGTGCCACACCGACCTGCACTACCGTGAGGGCGGCATCAACGACGACTTCCCGTTCCTGCTCGGGCACGAGGCGGCGGGCGTCGTGGAGTCGGTCGGCGACGGGGTGAGCGACGTGGCGCCCGGCGACTTCGTCATTCTGAACTGGCGCGCGGTGTGCGGCCAGTGTCGGGCGTGCAAGCGGGGCCGCCCGTGGTACTGCTTCGCGACCCACAACGCCACCCAGAAGATGACCCTGGCCGAGGGCCCGTCGGCCGGCGCCGAGCTGACGCCGGCGCTGGGCATCGGGGCGTTCGCGGAGAAGACGTTGGTGGCCGCAGGCCAGTGCACCAAGGTGGACCCGGCCGCCTCGCCGGCCGCCGCCGGCCTGCTCGGCTGCGGCGTGATGGCCGGCATCGGCGCCGCCATCAACACCGGCAACGTGGGCCGCGGCGACTCCGTCGCCGTCATCGGCTGCGGCGGCGTGGGCATCGCCGCGATCGCGGGCGCCCGGTTGGCCGGGGCCGCCAAAATCATCGCGGTGGACCTGGACGACCGCAAGCTGGAGCAGGCACGCGGGCTCGGCGCCACGCACACCGTCAACGGGCGCACCACGGACGTGGTCGAGGCCGTGCGCGGGCTGACCGACGGCAACGGCGCCGACGTCGTCATCGAGGCGGTCGGCCGCCCGGAGACGTACCAGCAGGCGTTCTACGCCCGCGACCTGGCCGGCACCGTCGTCCTGGTCGGCGTGCCGACGCCGGAGATGAAGCTGGAGCTGCCGCTGCTCGACGTGTTCGGGCGCGGCGGGGCGCTCAAGTCGTCCTGGTACGGCGACTGCCTGCCCTCGCGCGACTTCCCGATGCTCGTCGACCTGTACCAGCAGGGGCGGCTGGACCTCGACGCGTTCGTCAGCGAGACGATCACGCTGGACGACATCGAGGAGGCGTTCGCCAAGATGCACCGCGGCGAGGTGCTGCGTTCGGTGGTGATCCTGTGA
- a CDS encoding MarR family winged helix-turn-helix transcriptional regulator, producing the protein METGDESRFDRGDETPERLKGQLSRLVGMTAVQLRRVAGDALGAVGARKDHFVVLATLAEFGPASQAALSDRTRIYKSDLVAVLNDLAAGGWVRRAPDPADRRRNVISITDSGERRLAELDRVLADVNERVMAPLDHDERRQLFALLGRVNAHLDTPPGRPGHA; encoded by the coding sequence ATGGAGACCGGCGACGAATCGCGCTTCGACCGCGGCGACGAGACTCCCGAGCGGCTCAAGGGCCAGCTCTCGCGCCTCGTCGGGATGACCGCCGTGCAACTGCGGCGGGTGGCGGGTGACGCGCTCGGCGCGGTGGGGGCCCGCAAGGACCACTTCGTGGTGCTCGCCACGCTCGCCGAGTTCGGGCCGGCGAGCCAGGCGGCCCTCTCCGACCGCACCCGGATCTACAAGAGCGATCTGGTCGCCGTCCTCAACGACCTCGCGGCCGGCGGCTGGGTGCGCCGCGCCCCCGACCCGGCGGACAGGCGCCGCAACGTCATCAGCATCACCGACAGCGGCGAGCGCCGACTCGCCGAACTCGACCGCGTCCTCGCCGACGTCAACGAGCGCGTCATGGCTCCGCTCGACCACGACGAGCGCAGGCAACTCTTCGCCCTGCTCGGCCGCGTCAACGCCCACCTCGACACCCCGCCGGGACGGCCCGGCCACGCCTGA